The following are encoded together in the Actinoplanes sp. N902-109 genome:
- a CDS encoding AAA family ATPase: MSADRAGHLFPEQGGESFGGRAAPGLPARSGEAPPRQDSPRQEWPQPDRGAPGLPARAGEAPPRQDPPRQEWPQPDRGAAGGPRGPEWSSDRGVAPGERPGSPLEMRRQSRIGEGFQARSEAEPHSFFNPPPSRPVPPSRGAASVGSASVPPPAPNPPVQNPPVQNPPAHTVPGQHPQGPMPGRGAPGPLPPAPGPSGQGMAGQVPQGLAGQVPPVQSPPAQGSAPIAPVSGPAPLSSPPAPSLPTPVQRSAAQPVAAHPTSPAARIEWRQTRPEPEDRAASVLRRKLGKPRVLAFANPKGGVHKTTATVLAAATIGSVRGRGVLAWDDNELRGTLGLRAGSARHARTIRHLVGDLIEIENMHGNELMQFFDGYLRHASDGSYDVLAGEENPRFAQRLDQSTVRRVMDLLRRTHDVICVDTGNNVESVNWQTVMRSADQLVVTTVPREDAAFTADWMLDVLNETGMEELVANAVTLISCPSPGNLPLLDDLAKHFATRTRAVAVVPYDPALEVGSSIEYGVLQPETRQAWLRAASVMIEPFAE, translated from the coding sequence CTGAGCGCCGACCGCGCCGGGCACCTCTTCCCGGAGCAGGGCGGCGAGTCGTTCGGTGGGCGCGCCGCACCGGGTCTGCCCGCCCGCTCCGGCGAGGCCCCGCCGCGGCAGGACTCGCCCCGGCAGGAGTGGCCGCAGCCGGACCGGGGTGCACCTGGTCTGCCCGCACGCGCCGGCGAGGCCCCGCCCCGGCAGGACCCGCCCCGGCAGGAGTGGCCACAGCCGGACCGGGGTGCCGCCGGCGGCCCGCGCGGCCCGGAATGGTCCTCCGACCGCGGGGTGGCACCGGGCGAGCGGCCGGGCAGCCCGCTCGAGATGCGTCGGCAGTCCCGCATCGGCGAGGGCTTCCAGGCGCGTTCCGAGGCCGAGCCGCACAGTTTCTTCAACCCGCCGCCCAGCCGGCCGGTGCCGCCGTCGCGGGGAGCCGCCTCGGTCGGGTCCGCGTCGGTGCCGCCGCCGGCCCCGAACCCGCCGGTCCAGAACCCGCCGGTCCAGAACCCGCCGGCCCATACCGTGCCGGGTCAGCATCCGCAGGGGCCGATGCCGGGTCGCGGTGCGCCCGGTCCGCTGCCGCCGGCCCCGGGCCCGTCCGGCCAGGGGATGGCGGGTCAGGTGCCGCAGGGTCTGGCGGGTCAGGTGCCGCCGGTGCAGTCGCCACCGGCCCAGGGCTCGGCACCGATCGCCCCGGTGAGTGGTCCAGCGCCGCTGAGCAGTCCGCCGGCGCCGAGCCTGCCGACGCCGGTGCAGCGGTCGGCGGCGCAGCCGGTGGCGGCCCACCCGACCTCGCCGGCGGCGCGGATCGAGTGGCGGCAGACCCGGCCCGAGCCGGAGGACCGCGCGGCCTCGGTACTGCGCCGCAAGCTGGGCAAGCCGCGGGTGCTCGCGTTCGCCAACCCCAAGGGCGGCGTGCACAAGACCACCGCCACCGTGCTCGCCGCGGCCACCATCGGCAGCGTGCGTGGCCGGGGCGTGCTGGCATGGGACGACAACGAGCTGCGCGGCACCCTGGGCCTGCGGGCCGGCAGTGCCCGGCATGCGCGCACGATCCGGCACCTGGTCGGCGATCTGATCGAGATCGAGAACATGCACGGCAACGAGCTGATGCAGTTCTTCGACGGCTACCTGCGGCACGCCTCCGACGGGTCCTACGACGTGCTGGCCGGTGAGGAGAACCCCCGGTTCGCCCAGCGGCTCGACCAGAGCACGGTGCGCCGGGTGATGGACCTGCTGCGCCGCACCCACGACGTGATCTGTGTCGACACCGGCAACAACGTCGAGAGCGTCAACTGGCAGACCGTGATGCGCAGCGCCGACCAGCTCGTGGTCACCACGGTGCCGCGGGAGGACGCGGCGTTCACGGCCGACTGGATGCTCGACGTGCTCAACGAGACCGGCATGGAGGAGCTCGTGGCCAACGCCGTCACGCTGATCTCCTGTCCGTCGCCGGGCAACCTGCCGCTGCTCGACGATCTGGCCAAGCATTTCGCCACCCGGACGAGGGCGGTGGCGGTTGTCCCGTACGATCCGGCCCTGGAAGTCGGGTCGTCGATCGAGTACGGAGTGTTGCAGCCCGAGACCAGGCAGGCCTGGCTGCGCGCCGCTTCTGTGATGATCGAGCCATTCGCCGAATAG
- the dnaE gene encoding DNA polymerase III subunit alpha has protein sequence MSDSFVHLHVHTEYSMLDGAARVKELLAEANRLGMPAAAITDHGNMHGAYDFYTQAKAAGVTPVIGVEAYVAPESRLTKSRIKWGRPEQKSDDISGNGAYTHMTMWARNAVGLKNLFRLNSRASMEGQLGKYPRMDFDIIAEHAEGIMGTTGCPSGAVQTRLRLGQFDEALKSAAMYQEALGKDNYFLEIMDHGLSIERRVREGLIEIGKKLGIKPLVTNDSHYTHEAQAEAHDVLLCVQTGSNVADPNRFRFDGAGYFVKSADQMRAVDSSDAWQEGCRNTLLVAERVDVDGMFTFKNLMPRFPIPEGYSEEEYFRHVAFEGLRNRFPDGIPETHIKQAEYELGVIIQMGFPSYFLVVADFIQWSKRNGIAVGPGRGSAAGSLIAYAMGITDLDPLPHGLIFERFLNPERISMPDVDIDFDERRRGEVIRYVTERWGEDKVAQIATFGTIKAKAAIKDASRVLGYPFAVGDRITKAMPPDVMGKGIPLSGIFDKDHKRYNEAGEIRSMYEQDPDVKKVIDTARGIEGLIRQTGVHAAGVIMSAEPIIDHIPLMRRPADGVIITQFDYPTCETLGLLKMDFLGLRNLTILDDAVKNIKLNHELDLDLLKVPLDDPKAYDLLARGDTLGVFQLDGGPMRSLLRLMKPDNFEDISAVLALYRPGPMGVESHTNYALRKNGLQEITPIHPELKDPLAEILEPTYGLIVYQEQVQRAAQILAGYTLGQADLLRRAMGKKKKEILDKEFIPFRDGCRAHGYSDEAIQAVWDVLVPFAGYAFNKAHSAAYGLVSYWTAYLKAHYPAEYMAGLLTSVGDDKDKMAMYLAECRRMGIQVLPPDVNQSAGPFTPVGKDIRFGLGAVRNVGANVVEAIARCREEKSEYKDFYDFLSKVDAVACNKRTIESLIKAGAFDSMGHSRKGLLAVHAEAIDAYADVKRNEAAGQFDLFGAFGDENGGSAATVAMPTITTDEWDKRDKLSFEREMLGLYVSDHPLAGLEQVLSNAADTTIASLNEEGSVPDGSVVTLAGILTGVQRRITKQGRAWASATLEDLAGGVEALFFPNTYEVIGQYIAEDAIVVVKGRVDRRDDTPRIMAMDMSMPDVTHNPDTKPITLTMPITRCTPPLVSELKEILVSHPGDSEVHVHLLNGSRKTVMRLGGFKVAPTPALRADLKMILGPSAVA, from the coding sequence GTGTCTGACTCGTTCGTGCACCTGCACGTGCACACCGAGTATTCGATGCTCGACGGCGCCGCCCGGGTGAAGGAGTTGCTGGCCGAGGCCAATCGCCTCGGCATGCCGGCCGCGGCCATCACCGACCACGGCAACATGCACGGCGCCTACGACTTCTACACCCAGGCAAAGGCCGCCGGGGTCACCCCGGTCATCGGCGTCGAGGCCTACGTGGCGCCGGAGTCGCGGCTGACCAAGAGCCGCATCAAGTGGGGCCGTCCGGAGCAGAAGAGCGACGACATCTCCGGCAACGGCGCCTACACCCACATGACGATGTGGGCGCGCAACGCCGTCGGGCTCAAGAACCTGTTCCGGCTCAACTCGCGGGCCTCGATGGAGGGCCAGCTCGGCAAGTACCCGCGGATGGACTTCGACATCATCGCCGAGCACGCCGAGGGCATCATGGGCACCACCGGCTGCCCGTCCGGCGCGGTGCAGACCCGGCTGCGGCTGGGCCAGTTCGACGAGGCGCTCAAGTCCGCCGCGATGTATCAGGAAGCCCTCGGCAAGGACAACTACTTCCTCGAGATCATGGACCACGGGCTGTCCATCGAGCGCCGGGTCCGCGAGGGCCTGATCGAGATCGGCAAGAAGCTCGGCATCAAGCCGCTGGTGACCAACGACTCGCACTACACCCACGAGGCTCAGGCCGAGGCGCACGACGTGCTGCTGTGCGTGCAGACCGGCAGCAACGTGGCCGACCCCAACCGGTTCCGGTTCGACGGCGCGGGCTATTTCGTGAAGTCCGCCGACCAGATGCGCGCGGTCGACTCCTCCGACGCCTGGCAGGAAGGCTGCCGCAACACGCTGCTGGTGGCCGAGCGGGTGGATGTCGACGGCATGTTCACGTTCAAGAACCTGATGCCGCGCTTCCCGATCCCGGAGGGCTACTCCGAGGAGGAATACTTCCGGCACGTCGCGTTCGAGGGGCTGCGCAACCGGTTCCCGGACGGCATCCCCGAGACGCACATCAAGCAGGCCGAGTACGAGCTCGGCGTGATCATCCAGATGGGCTTCCCGTCGTACTTCCTCGTGGTCGCCGACTTCATCCAGTGGTCCAAGCGCAACGGCATCGCGGTCGGTCCGGGCCGTGGCTCGGCGGCGGGCTCGCTGATCGCGTACGCCATGGGCATCACCGACCTCGACCCGCTGCCGCACGGGCTGATCTTCGAGCGGTTCCTCAACCCCGAGCGCATCTCGATGCCCGATGTCGACATCGACTTCGACGAGCGCCGGCGCGGTGAGGTCATCCGGTACGTCACCGAGCGCTGGGGCGAGGACAAGGTCGCGCAGATCGCCACGTTCGGCACGATCAAGGCCAAGGCCGCGATCAAGGACGCGTCCCGGGTGCTCGGCTACCCGTTCGCGGTGGGCGACCGGATCACCAAGGCCATGCCGCCGGACGTGATGGGCAAGGGCATCCCGCTGTCGGGCATCTTCGACAAGGACCACAAGCGTTACAACGAGGCCGGCGAGATCCGCTCGATGTACGAGCAGGACCCCGACGTCAAGAAGGTGATCGACACCGCCCGGGGCATCGAGGGCCTGATCCGGCAGACCGGTGTGCACGCCGCCGGCGTCATCATGAGCGCCGAGCCGATCATCGACCACATCCCGCTGATGCGCCGCCCCGCCGACGGGGTGATCATCACGCAGTTCGACTACCCGACCTGCGAGACGCTGGGCCTGCTCAAGATGGACTTCCTGGGCCTGCGCAACCTGACGATCCTCGACGACGCGGTCAAGAACATCAAGCTCAACCACGAGCTCGACCTCGACCTGCTCAAGGTGCCGCTGGACGACCCCAAGGCGTACGACCTGCTGGCCCGCGGCGACACGCTCGGCGTGTTCCAGCTCGACGGTGGCCCGATGCGCTCGCTGCTGCGGCTGATGAAGCCGGACAACTTCGAGGACATCTCCGCCGTGCTCGCGCTGTACCGCCCGGGTCCGATGGGCGTCGAGTCGCACACCAACTACGCGCTGCGCAAGAACGGCCTGCAGGAGATCACCCCGATCCACCCGGAGCTGAAGGACCCGCTCGCGGAGATCCTCGAGCCCACGTACGGCCTGATCGTTTATCAGGAGCAGGTGCAGCGCGCCGCGCAGATCCTCGCGGGCTACACCCTGGGCCAGGCCGACCTGCTGCGCCGCGCCATGGGTAAGAAGAAGAAGGAGATCCTCGACAAGGAGTTCATCCCGTTCCGGGACGGCTGCCGCGCGCACGGCTACTCCGACGAGGCCATCCAGGCGGTGTGGGACGTGCTGGTCCCGTTCGCCGGCTACGCGTTCAACAAGGCCCATTCCGCGGCGTACGGCCTGGTGTCCTACTGGACGGCGTACCTCAAGGCGCACTACCCGGCGGAGTACATGGCCGGTCTGCTGACCTCGGTCGGCGACGACAAGGACAAGATGGCGATGTATCTGGCCGAGTGCCGGCGCATGGGCATCCAGGTCCTGCCGCCCGACGTCAACCAGTCCGCCGGCCCGTTCACCCCGGTCGGCAAGGACATCCGCTTCGGTCTGGGCGCGGTGCGCAACGTCGGTGCCAACGTGGTCGAGGCGATCGCCCGCTGCCGCGAGGAAAAGAGCGAGTACAAGGACTTCTACGACTTCCTGTCCAAGGTCGACGCGGTGGCCTGCAACAAGCGGACCATTGAATCGCTGATCAAGGCGGGCGCGTTCGACTCGATGGGGCACAGCCGCAAGGGCCTGCTCGCGGTGCACGCCGAGGCCATCGACGCCTATGCCGACGTCAAGCGGAACGAGGCCGCCGGTCAGTTCGACCTGTTCGGCGCGTTCGGCGACGAGAACGGCGGCAGCGCGGCCACGGTGGCCATGCCGACGATCACCACCGACGAGTGGGACAAGCGCGACAAGCTCTCGTTCGAGCGCGAGATGCTCGGCCTGTACGTCTCCGATCACCCGCTCGCGGGGCTGGAGCAGGTGCTCTCCAACGCGGCCGACACCACCATCGCCTCGCTCAACGAGGAGGGCTCGGTCCCGGACGGCTCGGTGGTCACGCTCGCCGGCATCCTCACCGGGGTCCAGCGGCGCATCACCAAGCAGGGCCGGGCCTGGGCGTCGGCCACCCTGGAGGACCTCGCCGGTGGGGTGGAGGCGCTGTTCTTCCCCAACACGTACGAGGTGATCGGCCAGTACATCGCCGAGGACGCCATCGTCGTGGTGAAGGGCCGGGTGGACCGCCGCGACGACACGCCGCGGATCATGGCGATGGACATGTCGATGCCCGACGTCACGCACAACCCCGACACCAAGCCGATCACGCTGACCATGCCGATCACCCGGTGCACGCCGCCGCTGGTGTCGGAGCTCAAGGAGATCCTGGTCAGCCATCCTGGCGACAGCGAGGTGCACGTCCACCTGCTCAACGGCAGCCGCAAGACGGTCATGCGGCTGGGCGGGTTCAAGGTGGCGCCGACGCCGGCGTTGCGGGCCGACCTCAAGATGATCCTCGGCCCGTCGGCGGTCGCGTGA
- a CDS encoding DUF2567 domain-containing protein: MNPFPPVGESEPELAAPPRSQRPWRRTISVAVLIIVAMAVLGAGLGLLWAWLAPSVPVLNAGQNGIVVNDPSPEEYIAADGWFTLIGFVFGLVAAVVAWLVLRRDRGPALLIGVTVGGLASALTMWAVGRMIGLGAWNDWQHSSAPGDTFHRPPDLHAHGALLVTAFAAVIVTTLLAGWSNDPNLDRPGAKPGYGRDVPDELSSGSLAGPDPTAAPAPPAPSPADPPRG; this comes from the coding sequence GTGAATCCTTTTCCACCGGTCGGCGAGTCCGAGCCCGAGCTCGCCGCACCGCCGCGATCGCAACGGCCCTGGCGCCGTACGATCTCGGTCGCGGTTCTGATCATCGTGGCGATGGCGGTCCTCGGCGCGGGGCTGGGCCTGCTGTGGGCGTGGCTGGCGCCCTCGGTGCCGGTGCTCAATGCCGGTCAGAACGGCATCGTGGTCAACGACCCGTCGCCGGAGGAGTACATCGCCGCGGACGGCTGGTTCACCCTCATCGGCTTCGTGTTCGGGCTGGTTGCCGCGGTGGTGGCCTGGCTGGTGCTGCGCCGCGACCGGGGTCCGGCGCTGCTGATCGGGGTGACCGTCGGCGGGCTGGCCTCGGCGCTGACCATGTGGGCGGTCGGCCGGATGATCGGGCTGGGCGCCTGGAACGACTGGCAGCACAGCTCGGCGCCGGGGGACACCTTCCACCGGCCGCCGGATCTGCACGCGCACGGGGCCCTGCTGGTCACCGCGTTCGCCGCGGTGATCGTCACCACCCTGCTGGCGGGCTGGTCCAACGACCCCAACCTGGACCGGCCGGGCGCCAAGCCGGGGTACGGCCGGGATGTGCCCGACGAGCTCAGTTCGGGCTCATTGGCCGGGCCAGATCCGACAGCGGCACCGGCACCGCCCGCACCCTCGCCAGCAGACCCGCCTCGCGGTTGA
- a CDS encoding LON peptidase substrate-binding domain-containing protein, whose translation MGAILPVFPLGTVLFPGLVLPLHIFEERYRTLVRDLVATTDDEPHEFGVITLRQGLEAPAPFDAGPGEDDDERPEAPAVTADQLYDVGCTAELRQVTELPDGRFDIVTVGRRRFRLLSLAADGHPYLTAEVEWLPDEEPGDETAQLLAPRVLAAFRTYLDLLRPDSEVLDQVPDDPTVLSHLIAATAQLTIDERQDLLAAPDTATRLRAELRLLNREAGLLARVRAVPVPLSDLARPMSPN comes from the coding sequence ATGGGCGCAATTCTCCCGGTCTTCCCGCTGGGCACGGTGCTCTTCCCCGGCCTGGTGCTGCCCTTGCACATCTTCGAGGAGCGTTATCGCACGCTCGTACGCGACCTGGTCGCCACGACCGACGACGAGCCACACGAGTTCGGCGTGATCACACTGCGCCAGGGGCTCGAGGCGCCGGCGCCGTTCGACGCCGGTCCGGGCGAGGACGACGACGAGCGGCCGGAGGCCCCGGCGGTCACCGCCGACCAGCTCTACGACGTGGGCTGCACGGCGGAGCTGCGTCAGGTCACCGAGCTGCCGGACGGCCGCTTCGACATCGTCACCGTGGGCCGGCGGCGGTTCCGGCTGCTGAGCCTCGCCGCCGACGGGCACCCTTATCTGACCGCCGAGGTGGAGTGGCTGCCCGACGAGGAGCCCGGCGACGAGACGGCGCAGCTGCTGGCCCCGCGGGTGCTCGCGGCCTTCCGCACCTATCTGGATCTGCTGCGCCCCGACTCCGAGGTGCTCGACCAGGTGCCGGACGACCCGACCGTGCTGTCGCACCTGATCGCGGCAACCGCCCAGCTGACCATCGACGAGCGGCAGGACCTGCTGGCCGCACCCGACACCGCCACCCGGCTGCGCGCCGAGCTGCGGCTGCTCAACCGCGAGGCGGGTCTGCTGGCGAGGGTGCGGGCGGTGCCGGTGCCGCTGTCGGATCTGGCCCGGCCAATGAGCCCGAACTGA
- the hisD gene encoding histidinol dehydrogenase, whose translation MLNRIDLRGSRRDPRGLLPRAQLDVSQAVERIRPVVEAVREHGFAAIREATERFDGVRLERLRVPQDVIATAAENLDPDVRAALLVSIERARKVHADQRRTDVTTQVVPGGTVTERWVPVSRVGLYVPGGLAVLASTVVMNVVPAQEAGVTSLAVASPPQQSNNGLPDPTILGACALLGVTEVYAAGGAQAIAMLGYGSTGADETDGCAPVDVITGPGNIWVTAAKRLLQGTVGIDAEAGPTEIAILADDSASPAHVAADLISQAEHDPLAASVLVTDSPALADAVDAQLGVQVPATKHEARVRESLGGSQSGIVLVDDLEQGLAVVDAYAAEHLEIQTRDARERAMRVRNAGAIFVGAYSPVSLGDYAAGSNHVLPTAGCARHSSGLSVQSFLRGIHVIEYDEAALRDVAPHVVALANAEDLPAHGQAVAARFAGGDA comes from the coding sequence GTGTTGAACCGGATCGACCTGCGCGGTTCCCGCCGGGACCCGCGCGGTCTGCTGCCCCGTGCCCAGCTCGACGTCTCCCAGGCGGTCGAGAGGATCAGGCCTGTCGTGGAGGCGGTCCGGGAGCATGGTTTCGCCGCGATCCGCGAGGCCACCGAGAGATTCGACGGGGTACGCCTGGAGCGGTTGCGCGTCCCCCAGGACGTGATCGCCACCGCGGCGGAGAACCTCGACCCGGACGTACGCGCCGCGCTGCTCGTCTCGATCGAGCGCGCCCGCAAGGTCCACGCCGACCAGCGCCGCACCGACGTCACCACCCAGGTCGTGCCCGGCGGCACGGTGACCGAGCGGTGGGTGCCGGTGTCGCGGGTCGGCCTCTACGTCCCCGGCGGCCTGGCCGTGCTCGCCTCCACCGTGGTGATGAACGTGGTGCCCGCCCAGGAGGCCGGCGTCACGTCGCTGGCGGTGGCCAGCCCGCCGCAGCAGTCCAACAACGGGCTGCCCGACCCGACCATCCTCGGCGCCTGCGCGCTGCTCGGCGTCACCGAGGTCTACGCGGCCGGCGGTGCCCAGGCCATCGCCATGCTGGGCTACGGCTCGACCGGCGCCGACGAGACCGACGGCTGCGCGCCGGTCGACGTCATCACCGGCCCCGGCAACATCTGGGTGACCGCCGCCAAGCGGCTGCTGCAGGGCACGGTCGGCATCGACGCCGAGGCCGGCCCCACCGAGATCGCGATCCTCGCCGACGACTCGGCGTCCCCGGCGCACGTCGCGGCCGACCTGATCAGCCAGGCCGAGCACGACCCGCTGGCGGCCAGCGTGCTGGTCACCGACTCGCCGGCGCTGGCCGACGCGGTCGACGCCCAGCTCGGCGTGCAGGTGCCGGCGACCAAGCACGAGGCCCGGGTGCGCGAGTCGCTGGGCGGGTCCCAGTCCGGCATCGTGCTGGTCGACGATCTGGAGCAGGGGCTCGCGGTGGTCGACGCCTATGCCGCCGAGCACCTCGAGATCCAGACCCGGGACGCGCGCGAGCGGGCGATGCGGGTGCGCAACGCCGGTGCCATCTTCGTCGGTGCCTATTCGCCGGTGTCGCTGGGCGACTACGCGGCCGGGTCCAACCACGTGCTGCCCACGGCGGGCTGCGCGCGGCACTCGTCCGGGCTGTCGGTGCAGTCGTTCCTGCGCGGCATCCACGTCATCGAGTACGACGAGGCAGCCCTGCGCGACGTCGCGCCGCACGTGGTGGCGCTGGCCAACGCCGAGGACCTGCCCGCCCACGGCCAGGCCGTGGCCGCCCGGTTCGCCGGTGGTGACGCATGA
- a CDS encoding histidinol-phosphate transaminase, with amino-acid sequence MTTIDDLPIRDDLRGRTPYGAPQLDVAVRLNTNENSYPVPDAVVDAIGKAVQAELRDLNRYPDRDAVALRADLADYLGHGLTEANVWAANGSNEVQQQLLQAFGGPGRVALGFGPSYSMHPLLAVGTGTRWVGALRDPDFGLTPEAAVAQIEQHRPDLVFLCSPNNPTGTALDPAVIDAVLAAAPGMVLVDEAYVEFARPGTTSALALLPGHPRLVVTRTMSKAFGFAGGRLGYFAADPAVVDAVQLVRLPYHLSSLTQAAARAALGRRDALLATVDAIKAQRDRIVETLRGRGVTVADSDANFVLFAVDSGGGAAARAGMAGAPGGDAAAGGGVAGPAAGGGVAGPAADGGASGPAAGDQKAVWQAFLDRGVLIRDVGLPGWLRVTAGDPTETSAFLTAAEEIL; translated from the coding sequence ATGACCACCATCGACGATCTGCCCATCCGTGACGACCTGCGCGGCCGGACGCCCTACGGTGCGCCGCAGCTCGACGTGGCCGTGCGGCTCAACACCAACGAGAATTCCTATCCCGTGCCGGATGCCGTGGTCGACGCGATCGGCAAGGCGGTCCAGGCGGAGCTGCGCGATCTCAACCGTTATCCCGACCGCGACGCGGTGGCCCTGCGTGCCGATCTCGCCGACTACCTGGGCCACGGGCTGACCGAGGCCAACGTGTGGGCCGCCAACGGCTCCAACGAGGTGCAGCAGCAGCTGCTCCAGGCGTTCGGCGGGCCGGGCCGGGTGGCGCTGGGCTTCGGCCCGTCCTACTCGATGCACCCGCTGCTCGCCGTCGGCACCGGCACCCGCTGGGTGGGCGCGCTGCGCGACCCGGATTTCGGGCTGACCCCCGAGGCGGCCGTGGCGCAGATCGAGCAGCACCGGCCCGACCTGGTGTTCCTCTGCTCACCCAACAACCCGACCGGCACCGCGCTCGACCCCGCGGTCATCGACGCGGTGCTCGCGGCCGCGCCCGGCATGGTGCTGGTGGACGAGGCCTACGTGGAGTTCGCCCGGCCCGGCACCACCAGTGCGCTGGCGCTGCTGCCCGGTCACCCCCGGCTGGTGGTCACCCGCACGATGAGCAAGGCGTTCGGCTTCGCCGGGGGCCGGCTGGGCTACTTCGCCGCCGATCCGGCCGTGGTCGACGCCGTGCAGCTGGTCCGGCTGCCCTACCACCTGTCGTCGCTGACCCAGGCCGCCGCCCGTGCCGCACTCGGCCGGCGGGACGCGCTGCTTGCCACGGTCGACGCGATCAAGGCCCAGCGCGACCGGATCGTCGAGACCCTGCGCGGGCGCGGCGTCACGGTCGCCGACAGCGACGCCAACTTCGTGCTGTTCGCGGTGGACAGCGGCGGCGGTGCGGCTGCTCGCGCGGGCATGGCCGGCGCGCCCGGCGGCGACGCGGCTGCCGGCGGTGGCGTTGCCGGCCCGGCTGCCGGCGGTGGCGTTGCCGGCCCGGCCGCCGACGGTGGCGCTTCCGGCCCGGCCGCCGGCGATCAGAAAGCCGTCTGGCAGGCCTTCCTCGACCGCGGCGTGCTGATCCGCGATGTCGGCCTGCCCGGCTGGCTCCGGGTCACCGCCGGCGACCCCACCGAGACGTCCGCCTTCCTCACCGCAGCCGAGGAGATCCTGTGA
- the hisB gene encoding imidazoleglycerol-phosphate dehydratase HisB, producing the protein MSRSARVERVTNETKVLVEIDLDGTGKGDLATGVGFYDHMLNQLAKHGGFDLTVRTEGDLEIDAHHTMEDTALALGEAFAQALGDKAGIRRYGSATIPMDEVLCRAAVDLSGRPYVVHDEPELAPYIGPVYPTSMTRHIFESFGHAAKVTLHVSVLRAARDGGRPDAHHVVEAQFKAFSRALREAVEIDPRNAGALPSTKGVL; encoded by the coding sequence GTGAGCCGCAGCGCACGCGTCGAGCGTGTCACCAACGAGACCAAGGTGCTGGTCGAGATCGACCTCGACGGCACCGGCAAGGGCGACCTGGCCACCGGCGTGGGCTTCTACGACCACATGCTCAACCAGCTCGCCAAGCACGGCGGCTTCGACCTGACCGTGCGCACCGAGGGCGATCTGGAGATCGACGCCCACCACACGATGGAGGACACGGCGCTGGCGCTGGGCGAGGCGTTCGCGCAGGCGCTCGGTGACAAGGCCGGCATCCGGCGCTACGGCTCGGCCACCATCCCGATGGACGAGGTGCTGTGCCGGGCCGCGGTCGACCTGTCCGGGCGGCCCTACGTGGTGCACGACGAGCCGGAGCTCGCGCCGTACATCGGGCCGGTCTACCCGACCAGCATGACCCGGCACATCTTCGAGTCGTTCGGCCACGCCGCCAAGGTGACCCTGCACGTCAGCGTGCTGCGGGCGGCCCGCGACGGCGGCCGCCCCGACGCCCACCACGTGGTGGAGGCGCAGTTCAAGGCGTTCTCCCGGGCGCTGCGCGAGGCCGTGGAGATCGACCCCCGCAACGCGGGTGCGCTCCCGTCGACCAAGGGCGTGCTGTGA
- the hisH gene encoding imidazole glycerol phosphate synthase subunit HisH, with protein MTSPTSPSADPSGADRSVVILDYGSGNLRSAERAVARTGVRVTVTDDLDAAAEADGLVVPGVGAYAACMAGIDKLGAGPVIAERVAAGRPVLGICVGMQILFETGVEHGVETRGLGLLPGAVTKLTARRVPHMGWNTVTPAGGSALLAGLDQETRFYFVHSYAASDLPALAAAGARVTTAAHDQPFAAVVEHGALSAAQFHPEKSADAGYALLRNWVAALP; from the coding sequence ATGACTTCGCCCACCTCGCCGTCCGCGGATCCGTCGGGCGCGGACAGGTCGGTGGTGATCCTGGACTACGGGTCGGGCAACCTGCGGTCGGCGGAGCGCGCCGTCGCCCGCACCGGGGTGCGGGTGACCGTGACCGACGATCTGGACGCCGCGGCCGAGGCCGACGGGCTGGTGGTGCCGGGGGTGGGCGCCTACGCGGCGTGCATGGCGGGCATCGACAAGCTGGGTGCCGGGCCGGTGATCGCCGAGCGGGTCGCGGCCGGACGGCCGGTGCTGGGCATCTGCGTCGGCATGCAGATCCTGTTCGAGACCGGCGTGGAGCACGGCGTCGAAACCCGGGGGCTGGGCCTGCTGCCCGGTGCGGTCACCAAGCTCACCGCCCGGCGCGTCCCGCACATGGGCTGGAACACGGTCACCCCGGCCGGCGGTTCGGCGCTGCTCGCCGGGCTCGACCAGGAGACCCGGTTCTACTTCGTGCACTCGTACGCGGCCTCCGACCTGCCGGCCCTCGCAGCCGCCGGGGCCCGGGTGACCACCGCCGCGCACGACCAGCCGTTCGCCGCGGTGGTGGAGCACGGGGCTCTGTCGGCCGCGCAGTTCCATCCCGAGAAGTCCGCCGACGCCGGCTACGCCCTGCTGCGCAACTGGGTTGCCGCGCTGCCGTGA